AGAAGGGGGTTTAATTCATGCACTAGCTTTTGGTGTTGCTGAAAAGGATTGCAGTATATTGTAAAAAAGTACCGTTTGCTTGTGAATGTGGGAACATGAAATGTTTCGAGGAGTGATGCAAACATTCCTGGAGTCCTGTGTCAGCAGAAAGTGTGATTAGCTGTTGAACAGGAAGTTAGGCAGAGGAAGCCCAACAGGAAATGTATGGCATGTACTGAGCTGATCCTCTGGAAGCATAACAGCTAAAGAGTACTGTTACAGTGTCACTGAATAAATACAGTCTGTCTTCTAAGCAGTCAGTTGACGCTGCTTGTTGCATGATCTAAGCATTTTTCTCAGGTCAAGTGTCTCATGCTGCCTTTCAGGTTCAAAGTGTACTTCAGCTCCAAGCTGAACATCGTAGATGCCTGTGTTGTGGTACTCACCCTGGTGGTCACCATGATCTACACCTTCACTGACCTGACAGGCGTGAATCTCATCCCCAGGTACCTCCTTTCCTCTACGTTCCCTGCTAAGTACACAGAAGCTCTGTGGGGTTCTCGTGGAAGATTTGAATTTACATGTAAAATAATTAGGTTTAGTTCTGATTACCTGGAAATTCATTTATAATGATTCTCATATTAATCTTGTGCCGATGTAAAGTCGTGCAGTGACTTTgctgcagggacacacacacacaggtgttttcacatATGTTGAAGCCTGATTGGACCTCAAAATACTGATCAGTAACGTAATATTGATTTCAGCCATTTTGCCTAACCCTGAAGTCACCATACAGTATTTAAACTGTCCATGCTGACCATGCTATCTTATAATACTTATGAGTTCATTACATCAATACCATTAAGATGTTCTGTTTAGCGATTTGAACAAGTAtatatgtttttcattcattttccatcagGGTGGTGACGTTTCTTCGTTTCCTGAGGATTATAATCCTGGTGAGGGTTTTCAGACTGGCAGCTCAGAAGAAAGAGCTGGAGAAGGTCACCAGGAGGATGGTAAGGCAGCACAGCAGACTATGAATGTCTGATGTCTTTGGGTCCATTGAGTCTTCTGGAGTGTAGAATTAGGGTTGGCAGTAAGAATAGAGAGAAGATGTCTTCTACTTCCTgttcctttactttttttttttccccctcaggtTTCTGAGAACAAACGACGTTATCAGAAGGATGGATTTGACCTTGACCTCACGTATGTCACAGGTagctgttttattgttgtgtaaAACGCCGTACATGCATGTCAGAAAACACATCTAAAAGAGATCAATAAAAATTATACCTTTTAAGAAGTAGAACATTTGTTTGGATCTTTTCCCACCTCCGTAGACCGCGTCATCGCCATGTCTTTCCCCTCCTCTGGGAAGCAGTCCTTCTACAGGAATCCAATTGGGGTAAGTCTGTGCACCTGACACCTTAAAATCAGTCTCAGCATGCATGAGGTCATCTCGCTTACTTATACTACTAATAtcaaaattaattaattcatgTGCACCATTAACTTAGTCCTCagacaaattcacacacacctccacaggTGCTTTAACCcagtcctcctctctttctgtgtagGAAGTGGCCAGGTTCCTGGACTCTAAACATGAAGGTCGCTATAAAGTTTACAACCTGTGCAGTAAGTTAGTACATCCTCTCGTCACATGCACCGCGTTGCCTCTCTGTAGAGCTACACGAACCGTATCGGTatcatgttttgtttgcagGTGAGAAAGGTTACGACCCGCAGTTCTTCCACTACAGAGTTGAACGGGTGTTCATTGATGACCACAACGTCCCCTGCTTGGAGTGagtaacattttcttttacgaTGTCTCACTTTTGTTGCACCACATTTGCTTAGTCGTTCTAGTCATGTGTACTGACTCCAAACATTTCCTTAAAGTATTATGATCACCTACAGAAACTGAATGAATCACAAACAAGCATTACTTGTAGAATAATTTGTCAAATAAACATTGAGTGTTCTACCGTCTGTCTCAGGGACATGCTGAGATACACAGCCAGCGTGAGGGAGTGGATGTCTGCCGATCCCAAAAACATCATTGCAATTCACTGTAAAGGAGGGAAAGGTGACACCAAAGATTCCTTGGATGTATTGCTGTTGAAAAAGTGTAACTCGTGGTGTACCCTGGACTGGCTGGCTAAAAGCCATATGTAATTTGATCatgatttttctctgtttgacaggACGCACAGGTACTATGGTGTGCACCTGGCTCATTGACAGTGATCAGTTTGAGAGTGCACAGGTACGCCACTTTAAGTCTGACACTTGTTCAAACAGGGATTAATGAATTAACAGCTGTAGACTACGTCCTTAGATTCGTTTCTGCTTGTCCACCAGGACAGTCTGGAGTATTTTGGTGAGAGAAGGACAGACAAGAGTCGGAGCTCCAAGTTTCAGGGAGTGGAGACTCCCTCTCAGGTGGGAACAGGCCACTCAAGGACCATACTTATTATTTGAAATTTTACCATTTCAGGACTACACTCAAAGCCAGTGTGTGTagaattttaatatttctgaCCAGTTCCTCCCTGTGGTGGTACTGAAAAATGAACTGTGGCAGAATGGTGAAACTATCATTGcctgtcctttttttccttcattttttcttaatctttttctttttaaatgatgagAAAAAGATTATTGCAAATCAGTAGTTAGCATTACTGTTTTGCTTGTTAACGCCCAGCAGTATCATGATATGAAATGTCCTCATAAAACCTTAGACATGGAATAATGAGTGAATGGGTTTTATCTCTGTTGTGGACCACAGAGCCGGTACGTGGGCTACTACGAGATCATGAAAACCAAGTTCAACCGACAGCTGCCTCCACCTAAAAGCCTCAGGATCAAGAGCATCCGCATCCACTCCATAGCAGG
This genomic stretch from Toxotes jaculatrix isolate fToxJac2 chromosome 12, fToxJac2.pri, whole genome shotgun sequence harbors:
- the tpte gene encoding putative tyrosine-protein phosphatase TPTE, whose amino-acid sequence is MSLVHFNPGSDSGVNGNVAKMEDAEVEIDDGKDEIVVPDTIYHNIRKKITPFVMSFGFRIFGVILIIVDFVLVIVDFSLPAKSRGAGDALEAVSLTISFFFLADVLLRVYVEGFKVYFSSKLNIVDACVVVLTLVVTMIYTFTDLTGVNLIPRVVTFLRFLRIIILVRVFRLAAQKKELEKVTRRMVSENKRRYQKDGFDLDLTYVTDRVIAMSFPSSGKQSFYRNPIGEVARFLDSKHEGRYKVYNLCSEKGYDPQFFHYRVERVFIDDHNVPCLEDMLRYTASVREWMSADPKNIIAIHCKGGKGRTGTMVCTWLIDSDQFESAQDSLEYFGERRTDKSRSSKFQGVETPSQSRYVGYYEIMKTKFNRQLPPPKSLRIKSIRIHSIAGVGKGDGSDLKVRIIVRKELVFQCVCAKQENCTVFPDVGNNAAVISLQNGPVVEGDVKVMFESSAGLPKGYEDVPFYFWFNTSFIEDNKLFLPREELDNPHKPKTWDLYKEDFGVTMLFSEP